A section of the Thermotoga sp. genome encodes:
- a CDS encoding carboxyl transferase domain-containing protein: MSLNEKLEDLKKREKEIEQGGGPEKVEKQHQAGKLTAWERLDLLLDPGTFVEIDKFVERRNTYFGLDRVKLPRDGVITGVGEINGRKVAVFSQDFTVMGGSLGEMHAKKIVKLLDLALKMGIPVVGINDSGGARIQEGVDALAGYGEIFFRNTLASGVIPQITVIAGPCAGGAVYSPALTDFIVMVDQTARMFITGPNVIKAVTGEEISQEDLGGAMVHNQKSGNAHFLANDDEKAMELVRKLFSYLPSNNAEEPPIENPDPDLEMPDDVLDVLPNNPNKGYDVREIIKKVVDHGEFFEVQPYFARNIVIGFGRIQGKVVGIVANQPSVFAGVLDIDSSDKAARFIRFLDAFNIPILTFVDTPGYLPGVAQEHSGIIRHGAKLLYAYSEATSPKITVILRKAYGGAYIAMGSKHLGADMVLAWPSAEIAVMGPEGAANIIFKKEIASSSNPEETRKKLIEEYKQQFANPYIAASRGYVDMVIDPRETRKYIAKALEVCETKVEYRPKKKHGNIPL, translated from the coding sequence ATGAGTTTGAATGAGAAGCTGGAAGATTTGAAGAAAAGAGAAAAAGAGATAGAACAGGGTGGCGGCCCAGAAAAAGTCGAAAAGCAGCATCAAGCGGGGAAGCTCACTGCATGGGAGAGACTGGATTTGCTTCTTGATCCCGGAACTTTTGTGGAGATCGACAAATTCGTTGAGCGCAGAAACACCTACTTCGGCCTGGACAGGGTAAAACTTCCAAGGGATGGCGTCATAACAGGTGTAGGGGAGATAAACGGAAGGAAAGTGGCCGTTTTCTCTCAGGACTTCACCGTGATGGGTGGGTCTCTCGGTGAAATGCACGCGAAGAAGATAGTAAAACTGCTCGACCTTGCATTGAAGATGGGTATTCCCGTTGTGGGGATAAACGATTCGGGCGGTGCTCGTATACAGGAGGGCGTGGATGCACTTGCCGGATACGGTGAGATATTCTTCAGAAACACCCTCGCCTCGGGAGTGATTCCGCAGATCACCGTGATAGCCGGACCGTGCGCCGGAGGTGCCGTCTATTCGCCCGCACTCACCGATTTCATCGTGATGGTGGATCAGACGGCAAGGATGTTCATAACGGGGCCGAACGTGATAAAGGCGGTAACTGGCGAGGAGATCTCCCAGGAAGACCTTGGAGGTGCCATGGTCCACAACCAAAAAAGTGGGAACGCCCACTTTCTGGCGAACGACGATGAGAAGGCCATGGAACTCGTGAGGAAGCTTTTCTCATACCTTCCGTCCAACAACGCGGAGGAGCCTCCCATTGAGAACCCGGATCCTGATCTCGAAATGCCTGATGATGTTTTAGATGTTCTACCCAACAATCCGAATAAGGGCTACGACGTGAGGGAGATCATCAAGAAGGTGGTTGATCATGGAGAATTCTTCGAGGTGCAGCCATACTTCGCGAGAAACATCGTGATCGGCTTTGGAAGGATACAGGGAAAAGTGGTGGGGATAGTGGCTAATCAGCCCTCAGTCTTCGCCGGTGTTCTGGACATAGACTCCTCAGATAAGGCAGCACGTTTCATAAGATTCCTTGATGCCTTCAACATCCCGATACTGACCTTTGTAGACACGCCCGGGTACCTTCCCGGTGTCGCCCAGGAACACAGCGGCATCATAAGACATGGAGCAAAACTTCTCTACGCTTACAGTGAGGCAACATCTCCAAAGATCACTGTGATCCTGAGAAAGGCCTACGGTGGAGCGTACATCGCCATGGGCAGCAAACACCTTGGAGCTGATATGGTACTCGCCTGGCCTTCCGCGGAGATCGCCGTCATGGGTCCTGAGGGGGCGGCGAACATCATCTTCAAGAAAGAAATCGCGTCTTCTTCGAATCCGGAGGAGACAAGGAAAAAACTCATCGAGGAGTACAAACAGCAATTTGCGAATCCCTACATAGCTGCCAGCAGGGGTTACGTGGACATGGTGATAGATCCGAGGGAGACGAGAAAGTACATAGCGAAGGCTCTCGAAGTGTGTGAAACGAAAGTCGAGTACAGACCGAAGAAAAAGCATGGGAACATTCCACTGTGA
- a CDS encoding biotin/lipoyl-containing protein, whose translation MVRKFRVVVNGKEYIVEVEEIGNSKKVQEKPKTSSPNPKPSPVMEEKKEMPETKVAEKKETSGGEGKLVKAPMAGIVLKILVKEGQEVKVGDKLLVFEAMKMENELQSEFSGTVKEILVKEGESIETGQVLMKIM comes from the coding sequence ATGGTCAGAAAGTTCAGAGTGGTAGTGAACGGAAAAGAATACATAGTCGAAGTGGAGGAGATAGGAAATTCCAAGAAAGTTCAAGAAAAGCCAAAAACGAGTTCCCCGAATCCTAAGCCTTCCCCCGTGATGGAGGAAAAAAAAGAGATGCCAGAAACGAAAGTCGCTGAGAAAAAAGAAACCTCAGGTGGTGAAGGGAAACTCGTCAAGGCACCGATGGCAGGAATCGTCTTGAAAATCCTTGTGAAAGAGGGACAGGAAGTGAAAGTGGGCGACAAACTGCTCGTTTTCGAGGCCATGAAGATGGAGAACGAACTTCAATCGGAGTTTTCCGGGACAGTGAAGGAGATCCTCGTGAAGGAAGGAGAAAGCATAGAAACCGGTCAGGTGCTCATGAAAATAATGTGA
- a CDS encoding chemotaxis protein CheW, with protein sequence MELKVVTFKLRNQVFGVDIMKVESIVEVEKIVSVPETAEFIEGVMNLRGKIIPVVNLRKKFKMPDMEDKSGAKIIVAMVKDTQVGFLVDDVSEVLTLTEKDVEQPPQNLAGRGKEYILGLAKVGDDIVIILNIEEVLTSEELVEISNINV encoded by the coding sequence ATGGAACTGAAAGTGGTGACATTCAAACTGAGGAATCAGGTGTTCGGCGTGGACATCATGAAGGTCGAGAGCATCGTTGAGGTGGAGAAAATCGTTTCTGTACCAGAGACGGCGGAGTTCATCGAAGGTGTGATGAACCTGAGAGGAAAGATTATACCGGTGGTGAACCTCAGGAAGAAGTTCAAGATGCCGGACATGGAGGACAAAAGCGGGGCGAAGATCATCGTCGCCATGGTCAAGGACACGCAGGTCGGCTTTCTGGTGGACGACGTGAGTGAAGTTCTGACTCTCACGGAAAAAGACGTCGAACAACCCCCTCAGAATCTTGCCGGAAGAGGAAAAGAATACATCCTCGGTCTTGCGAAGGTGGGAGATGATATCGTGATAATTTTGAACATAGAGGAGGTTCTCACCTCGGAAGAGCTGGTGGAGATCAGCAACATCAACGTGTGA
- the cysS gene encoding cysteine--tRNA ligase yields the protein MRITNTLTGKKEEFIPLQSGVVKMYVCGPTVYDLVHVGNARPAVVFDVFRRYLEYRGYKVIMVQNFTDIDDKIINKANQLGVDPKTVADTFIVEYWRDAHALGIRPANYHPRTTDFVDDIVETIERLVEKGYAYQTKTGVYFDVRKFERYGELSKKKIEDLIAGARVEVDETKNFPLDFSLWKKARPGEPWWNSPWGEGRPGWHIECTVMSVKILGESFDIHAGGEDLIFPHHENEKAQAEALTGKVFARYWMHNGMVRLLGDKMSKSTGNIFTVREAVKKYGRDGLRYMILSKHYRSPMDFSEELLSKYSKATRRVWEILRRYESNGVDGIPKRNAVYEEYVSRFVEALDDDFNTPVATSLLFELARKLSKAMEENDAESALLFYHLIRREFGPVLGLFDLNEERKEVASEPLLGVLIEVRESLRKEKRYDLSDKIRDRLREIGVVLKDTPSGTEYSVE from the coding sequence ATGAGGATAACGAATACCCTGACTGGAAAGAAGGAGGAATTTATCCCCCTGCAATCCGGGGTTGTGAAAATGTACGTGTGCGGTCCCACCGTCTACGATCTGGTGCACGTGGGAAACGCAAGACCCGCTGTTGTCTTCGATGTGTTCAGAAGGTACCTGGAGTACAGGGGTTACAAGGTGATCATGGTTCAAAACTTCACGGACATAGATGACAAGATTATAAACAAGGCCAACCAGCTGGGTGTCGATCCCAAAACGGTGGCAGACACCTTCATAGTCGAGTACTGGAGGGACGCGCACGCACTTGGAATAAGACCCGCAAACTACCACCCCAGGACCACCGATTTTGTCGATGACATCGTCGAGACCATCGAAAGACTCGTCGAGAAGGGATACGCCTATCAGACAAAAACGGGTGTCTACTTCGATGTGAGGAAGTTCGAAAGATACGGTGAACTCTCGAAGAAGAAGATCGAAGACCTCATCGCCGGCGCCAGGGTTGAGGTGGACGAGACGAAAAACTTCCCTCTCGATTTTTCGCTGTGGAAAAAAGCAAGGCCCGGTGAACCATGGTGGAATTCTCCATGGGGTGAAGGGAGGCCAGGCTGGCATATAGAGTGTACCGTCATGTCGGTGAAGATCCTGGGAGAGAGCTTCGATATCCACGCGGGTGGGGAGGACCTGATATTTCCACACCACGAAAACGAAAAAGCCCAGGCGGAAGCGTTGACTGGAAAGGTGTTCGCCAGGTACTGGATGCACAACGGGATGGTGAGACTCCTCGGTGACAAGATGAGCAAGTCAACGGGAAACATATTCACTGTTCGTGAAGCTGTGAAGAAGTACGGAAGGGACGGCTTGAGATACATGATCCTTTCAAAACACTATCGTTCTCCCATGGACTTCTCGGAAGAGCTTCTGAGCAAGTACTCAAAAGCAACTCGCCGCGTTTGGGAGATTCTCAGAAGATACGAAAGCAATGGTGTGGATGGTATTCCAAAGAGGAACGCCGTTTATGAAGAGTACGTGAGCAGGTTCGTTGAGGCACTGGACGACGATTTCAATACCCCCGTTGCTACCTCTCTTCTCTTTGAACTAGCGAGGAAGTTGAGCAAGGCCATGGAAGAAAACGACGCGGAGAGTGCACTTCTCTTCTATCACCTCATCAGAAGAGAGTTCGGCCCTGTTCTTGGATTGTTCGATCTGAATGAGGAAAGAAAAGAGGTTGCAAGTGAGCCTCTCCTCGGGGTGTTGATAGAGGTGAGGGAGTCTTTGAGAAAAGAGAAAAGGTACGATCTCTCCGATAAGATTAGAGATCGCCTCAGAGAGATCGGAGTCGTCCTGAAAGATACCCCTTCGGGAACAGAATACAGCGTTGAGTGA